TAATACATTCCTATTTCTCCAGAAAAAGGGAATTAAATTACTTGACTATAAAACAGGATTTTCAGGAATATTCAATTTAAAAAATTCCGGTAAATAACCTTATTAAGACTTTAAAATGTACTGTTACCTTTTTCATAATCCATGAATCAATTTAAAAATATTAAATATAATTATTCCTGTTATTAGTCCATAATAGATAGCTCCGTTAAAACCATTGAGATTATAGGTTTCTTAAGGTTTTAAGTATTAATATTAATGGATAGAGGATTAATTGCATAAATAATATATACTTTAAAAAAGATATTATTATGATATGGGTACCTTAGATTTAATAAAAAGTGATCTATCAAAATGGCCAAGATATGAACAGCGTAAATCATCCCTGATGAGATTTTTGATTGGATTTTATTATTTTATATTTCATGGAGGAACCAGATCCATTATATTTTACAGAATTTACCGTCCGCTCTATAAAAAAAATAGTTTCCTTTTTTATCTGGTTCGTTCCATCAGCATGATTGTCTGCCCCATTGAAATTTCAGAAACAACCAGTATTGGTGAAGGATTTTTTATTCCACACCCCCAATGCATAATTATAGGTGGCGGAGTATTAGGTAAAAACGTTACAGTATTCCAGGGAGTTACCATAGGCTTAAAAAAGCTGGGCAATGAATATCCTGTTATTGGAGATAATGTAAAGATTGGATCAGGTGCTAAAGTTCTTGGAAACGTAAAAATTGGCCCTAATTCCCGTGTAGGAGCTAATTCTGTTGTGATTAATTTGGAAGTTCCTTCATATTCTATAGCTGTAGGTATTCCTGCAGTCGTAAAACAATTAAACTAAAAAAAACTACTATATTTTTTTATTATACACACATTATTGGCTTCATCCTCTGCAAATAAAAAAAAATATTTTAAATATTATGAAACCACCCTGTAATATTCTTTAAAGACATGCCATATTACCTAAAAAAGTCATAAACATATGCATATGCTGCATATTTATATTTTTATGTTTATTTAAAAAGATATATAGGATCTGAAGATCTGTAAATCTCTGAATTGCTGTCATAGATCTTATTCATCTTTTTAGTAAAATTACCGCTTTCAACAGGATAATATGGATTATTGCTACGCGTTTTCAGGGTTTCCACATCCCCATAACGCACATAGATATAATCGTTGGGATATATTACGGTCCAGTTAAAAAGTTCCTTAGTGTCAAATGTGGTATCGTTTATCCCACCCCATGCTGTCCTATCGGATTTAGTGTAACCAAAGGTTACAAAGGAAATGAGACTAAAATAATCAGCATATATCTGTCCAGAAGAGTGCTTTTCAAGCCACTGGGCAGATGCTACATCCTGATCATGCTGGAAGAAAAATACCCAATCATCTTTATCAAATGCCATTGATTTTGAATAATCATTGGTAAATTCTATGGCAATTCCTGAACTAAACAATAGAAAAATGGTTAAAAACGCTGCTAAGGGTTTTAGTGAATGCTCAAAACTTCTATTTTGAAGTGATTTAACTTTATCTATAAAGAATTTAAAGAAAACTATAGTCCCTATAATGAAGAAAGGAGCCAGGAAGAACAGGGACAGCTGGTAAAATCTGGAAGTATTAAACGATCCTGCTAAATTTGGAAGCACTATAGAGGCAAATAAAACAATTAAATTAAAAAGTGAAAATGCAAGATATGAATCTTCAAATTCACTCCTGTATTTTTTAAAAAGAACACTTAAAAAACCAACTATAATTAGAGATTGAGTTATTAAATAAAGATATTTCTCTATCATACGTGCTGGAGAATTGTATTCTGCTAAAATAAGCTCCAGACTTTGTGAAGAATATGGATTTAAAAGCTCTGAAAGCTTAAATAGAGCACTTTTAAACACATCGATTAAATTAATGAATGTAAAAGAATCTGCACTGTATATGTACCATGATAAAGATACTACAAAGAATAATATCACCAGATATATATTGATACGTGTGTTTTTTAGATAAGAAAACTTATCAAGGAAATATTCAACTTTAGACCTTAAAGCTATTTCATCCATCACATCATTTATTTTTAAATTATCATTTGAGTTTTCAGGGATATTATTCACTGAATAGGCATTCTTTGGCTTTAAAATAATGAAATATAAAAGACTATACGACATTTTATTTATGATATTCCATGTTTTTGAATTCCTGTAGATACCAAGTAAGACCCATACTCCAAGGAAAATAAACATGTACATAAAAGAAATTGAATAATGGGATACTGCTATTCCTAAAATAAAAATAATGTATAAAACCTGCTTTTTCTCCCTGAAAAAGATTAAAATAAATAAAAGAACTAAAAAAAGCTCTGCTATTTCCTGACGTGCATTGGATACCATTTCAAGGAAAAATGATGCAATTGACATAAAAAGGAAAACTGACAAAAAAGACACCCGGGTATCTTTGGTCTGCTCCTCATATATTAGATATATACCTACAGGAACAAGAGAATAAATAAAAGGATAAATAACTTTAAAGACTGATGCCAAACTTAAATCTGATATAATGCTGTAAATAGGGGCCAGTATTACCACACTTAGAACGCTGTTATATTCTTTAAACAAAGAAGGATCCCAGAATAAATTTTTAAGGACTAAATCTGCATAATGATATTCCTGGACTATGTCATAACCTGCAATGAACTTGGAAATAAGCGATGCATGAAAGAGAAGAGAAAGTGCTATTGTAAAAATTCCTAAAGGATAATATCTGTGAGGTATTTTATCAAAAGCAATTAAAACTGGTATTAAACATGTTATAAACAGCGTAAACATTAAAAGAGAAGTTATATCGTAATAGTTAACCAGATATGTGCCTGTTATTACTGAGAAGGGGAGAATAACCAAAAATAAAGACCATGGTGAAAAAAGATCATTAGTATCAATGAATTCCTCTTTTTTAAATCCATCATCGATTTTATAGCTGATTAAGGATAATATTAAGACAAATGCACTGATGGTAATGGTTAATGGAGTCAATGAAATTGGATTTTCTATCCCCATTGCAGGATAAATCAGATTCATTAAAAATCCAATAAACATGAGGCTGGCAATACTTACTCCTGAGGAATACAATATTATTTTAATGGTTTTTAACTCATGCATCTTTAAAATTCTTAAAATTAAATAACCCGGAATGAATGTAAGATAAACGAAAGCTGTTATCTGTCTTAACACGGGAATTTGAATTCCAGCATATTCAAGTATGATAAAAGCAAAAAGAGTTATTTGAATTAATAAAATTACCTTCAAAAACTTTTTTATGTCCCAATTATTCATTTTAAATATATTTATAACCTTCATGTTAAATAACCTGATAGAATCATTTTAATTAAAATTTTTTATGGTTTTAAGGATTTTCTCTTCATTTACTTCTTTACTGTAGTAATATTCAATAAAATTCCTTGCATTCGCACTTATTTTAGCCAGTAAGTTTTCATCAAAAATATTTCCGTTAATTTCTTTGATTATCTCTTCTTCTTTAACAATCAGAATATTATCAAGGTGTTTAACGCCATCTATACCATATGTACCCTCAGGTGTGGTTAAAACTGGTGTAGAGCACATCATTGCCTCTAAAATCTTATTAAGCGGTCCTGATGTGGAAATTTTTGACGGTATCAGAACAAGATCCATGGAATTTATTTTTGATAAATATTCAGAATAAGATTCAATATAACCTGTGTATCTAATTTTAGAACTATTTATTCTGTAATCACAGGACCCTATAACATGAAAAATAATATCTTCATTGAATTTATCTATATTTTTATAAACAAAATCCAGGTAATACCTGTTCGCAGGCATGTCAAATGGACCTATTAATCCTATAGATTTGTACCCCTTCTCCTTATTGTCCCCTATCCTGTATTTAATGGATTCATCAATAAATACAGGTACCAATGCAATATTCTTATTGTATCTACTGTAGAATTCATAGATGTTTTTAGATAATGCAATTACATAATCAGATTTGCTTATAGCAAATTTTTCAATAAACTGAGTGGTTTTAATTATTATTTTATTTCTATTTTTGTTAATATTCTCCTCTGAAAGGGTTCCATGGGCTTCAAATATAATATTAAATCCTAATAACTTAGATAAAAAATAAATACTGAAAAATCCAAGGAAATCTGAGGAAACATAAACTGCATCAAGCTTATTTTTTGGAATTAAATATAAAAGCCTTAAATTCCAGAATAAATTTTCCATAAATATTGAAAAAATGTTTTTAAAATTTTTCTGATTGGAATAAAGAATTATTACGTCATGTTCCTCTTTAAGCACCTTATAAATCCGCTTAGCCCTTATTGAAATCCCGTTATCCTCAGAAATATCCGATCCTGATATTATAGCTATTTTCATAAGATATCCTCATTTCTATTTATAATAAAATTTAAGCACAATTTGCAGAAATCATGCCACAGGACGATTATAGAATGTTTTTAGAATGTGTTTCTTCCGACCTTCATGCATGCTTTCCATAGAATTCTTTTCCATTGTTTCCAGGCCTTTATATGCAATTTCATTTAACAGTTGCTTGTTTTTGTATAATTTTTCAACTGCATCTGCAAAACAGGCGGGATTTTGAGGATCACATAGAATACCGTTTGAATAATTAGAAATAATAGAAAAGCTTCTTAAATCAGCACCTATTACCACTGTGCCGTTCGCCATCGCATCATAAATTATTCTGGGTTCTTCTCCACTCAAATTTGGAACTAAAATTACATCATGTTCTCTTAATGCTTCATAAAAAGGATCTCCATAGGGAAGTATACCCCAGAATTTCACAGTATCCTCAAGATCATATTTACTGACAAGTTCTTCTAATTCCTCTTCAAGTGTCTC
The Methanobacterium sp. genome window above contains:
- a CDS encoding DUF2206 domain-containing protein, whose translation is MKVINIFKMNNWDIKKFLKVILLIQITLFAFIILEYAGIQIPVLRQITAFVYLTFIPGYLILRILKMHELKTIKIILYSSGVSIASLMFIGFLMNLIYPAMGIENPISLTPLTITISAFVLILSLISYKIDDGFKKEEFIDTNDLFSPWSLFLVILPFSVITGTYLVNYYDITSLLMFTLFITCLIPVLIAFDKIPHRYYPLGIFTIALSLLFHASLISKFIAGYDIVQEYHYADLVLKNLFWDPSLFKEYNSVLSVVILAPIYSIISDLSLASVFKVIYPFIYSLVPVGIYLIYEEQTKDTRVSFLSVFLFMSIASFFLEMVSNARQEIAELFLVLLFILIFFREKKQVLYIIFILGIAVSHYSISFMYMFIFLGVWVLLGIYRNSKTWNIINKMSYSLLYFIILKPKNAYSVNNIPENSNDNLKINDVMDEIALRSKVEYFLDKFSYLKNTRINIYLVILFFVVSLSWYIYSADSFTFINLIDVFKSALFKLSELLNPYSSQSLELILAEYNSPARMIEKYLYLITQSLIIVGFLSVLFKKYRSEFEDSYLAFSLFNLIVLFASIVLPNLAGSFNTSRFYQLSLFFLAPFFIIGTIVFFKFFIDKVKSLQNRSFEHSLKPLAAFLTIFLLFSSGIAIEFTNDYSKSMAFDKDDWVFFFQHDQDVASAQWLEKHSSGQIYADYFSLISFVTFGYTKSDRTAWGGINDTTFDTKELFNWTVIYPNDYIYVRYGDVETLKTRSNNPYYPVESGNFTKKMNKIYDSNSEIYRSSDPIYLFK
- a CDS encoding glycosyltransferase family 4 protein, translating into MKIAIISGSDISEDNGISIRAKRIYKVLKEEHDVIILYSNQKNFKNIFSIFMENLFWNLRLLYLIPKNKLDAVYVSSDFLGFFSIYFLSKLLGFNIIFEAHGTLSEENINKNRNKIIIKTTQFIEKFAISKSDYVIALSKNIYEFYSRYNKNIALVPVFIDESIKYRIGDNKEKGYKSIGLIGPFDMPANRYYLDFVYKNIDKFNEDIIFHVIGSCDYRINSSKIRYTGYIESYSEYLSKINSMDLVLIPSKISTSGPLNKILEAMMCSTPVLTTPEGTYGIDGVKHLDNILIVKEEEIIKEINGNIFDENLLAKISANARNFIEYYYSKEVNEEKILKTIKNFN